CTTCCCCGCCTATGCCGAGTTTTCGTGCTTCTTTGCCGGTCATAACCCCCCGCGAGGTAGAAACGATAACCGTCCCAAGACCTCCAAAGAGGATGGGAATCTCGTCTTTTCCCGCATATATCCGGAGCCCAGGTTTACTAATACGCCGAAGACCATTGATGACCCGCTCACGACGGGGACCGTACTTGAGCTCGATGAGAAGGTCTCTTTTGTTTCCTTCCTTAGCGATAACCCTGTAGTCCTTAATGTATCCTTCCTCCCGCATAATGCGGGCAATTTCGATTTTCAAGCGAGAGGCAGGGACCGTAACCGTCGGATGCCCAGCCCTGGAGGCGTTGCGAATCCGCGTCAGCATATCGGCGATAGGATCAGTGTGCGCCATTTCCTCTCCCTTCCTCTCTACCAGCTCGACTTGGTAATACCAGGGATTTCACCGCGGCTTGCCAGGGTCCGGAAGCAAATCCGGCACATCCCGAAGT
The genomic region above belongs to Candidatus Caldatribacterium sp. and contains:
- the rpsH gene encoding 30S ribosomal protein S8; its protein translation is MAHTDPIADMLTRIRNASRAGHPTVTVPASRLKIEIARIMREEGYIKDYRVIAKEGNKRDLLIELKYGPRRERVINGLRRISKPGLRIYAGKDEIPILFGGLGTVIVSTSRGVMTGKEARKLGIGGEVLCFIW